In Silene latifolia isolate original U9 population chromosome X, ASM4854445v1, whole genome shotgun sequence, the following proteins share a genomic window:
- the LOC141618085 gene encoding uncharacterized protein LOC141618085, with protein MGGCGTMLVFVIKHIPGSTAIVTVDSIERPPPFFQRMYICLKPVKDGYLNGCRPIIGIDGCHLKGAYPGICLVAVGMDGNNNIYPVAWAVVETENAATWTWFLNLLMEDLGKVEGLGMTIMSDRQKGILEAFNIATPKADIRYCVRHIWANFKLQFTGTIFKDSFWKAARAGTKAEFDFQMQGIKFLSDRAYTYLSQIGDHHWSRDKPILTQMEWMRRYLMKRHYEKREGVRTYEGRVMPYVDKFLKWALKEADCCDVYASSNEKFEVEYMSKQYVVDLIAHTCSCFHWQLCGLPCQHAMASINHQRADYEDFVDEAYTREKYMQCYGLPIPPMPDITQWEKVDLAEPLPPPIRKLPGRPSHKKRRKEAGEGTSGEVPKKPRLQRTCRKCGQLGHNVKTCKNSEQVASVQSTIPTSEWTQRYKAQVEARKAKKQHDAEVLAMIAGGSQASQQQSQPNISQPSQPIQHQNQPQEPGIKAEKGHQEEGQQELDKF; from the exons ATGGGAGGGTGTGGGACTATGTTGGTCTTTGTTATAAAGCATATACCTGGGTCCACAGCTATTGTTACTGTTGATTCAATTGAGAGACCCCCACCCTTTTTTCAAAGAATGTACATATGTTTGAAACCTGTTAAGGATGGGTATTTGAATGGGTGTAGACCTATAATTGGGATAGATGGTTGCCACTTGAAGGGGGCTTACCCAGGGATATGTTTGGTGGCTGTTGGAATGGATGGGAACAACAACATATACCCAGTTGCTTGGGCAGTTGTTGAGACTGAAAATGCTGCCACATGGACTTGGTTTCTAAATCTGCTTATGGAGGATTTGGGTAAAGTGGAAGGTTTAGGGATGACTATAATGTCAGACAGACAGAAGGGTATATTGGAGGCTTTCAATATTGCAACTCCTAAAGCAGATATCAGGTATTGTGTAAGACATATCTGGGCAAACTTCAAGCTCCAATTCACAGGAACAATATTCAAAGACTCATTTTGGAAGGCTGCTAGAGCAGGTACAAAG GCTGAGTTTGATTTCCAGATGCAAGGAATCAAATTTCTTAGTGATAGGGCATACACCTATTTGTCTCAGATTGGAGACCATCATTGGAGTAG AGACAAACCAATATTAACTCAGATGGAGTGGATGAGAAGGTATCTGATGAAGAGACACTATGAGAAGAGGGAAGGGGTGAGAACTTATGAAGGTAGGGTGATGCCTTATGTGGATAAGTTCTTAAAATGGGCTCTTAAAGAAGCAGATTGTTGTGATGTTTATGCTTCAAGTAATGAGAAATTTGAAGTTGAGTATATGAGCAAACAATATGTTGTTGATTTGATAGCACACACTTGTAGTTGTTTCCACTGGCAGTTGTGTGGCCTTCCATGCCAACATGCCATGGCTTCTATCAATCATCAAAGGGCTGACTATGAAGACTTTGTGGATGAGGCTTACACAAGAGAGAAGTACATGCAATGTTATGGCTTACCTATACCACCAATGCCTGATATAACTCAGTGGGAGAAGGTGGATCTTGCTGAGCCTTTACCACCGCCTATTAGAAAACTGCCAGGCAGACCAAGCCATAAAAAGAGGAGGAAGGAAGCTGGTGAGGGAACCAGTGGGGAGGTGCCTAAGAAGCCACGGCTACAAAGAACATGCAGAAAATGTGGCCAGCTAGGGCACAATGTGAAAACATGCAAGAACTCAGAACAGGTTGCTTCTGTACAATCAACCATACCAACCTCTGAATGGACACAAAGGTATAAAGCTCAAGTTGAAGCGAGAAAGGCAAAGAAACAGCATGATGCTGAGGTGCTTGCCATGATTGCTGGAGGAAGCCAAGCAAGTCAGCAGCAAAGCCAACCCAACATCAGCCAACCAAGTCAACCAATTCAGCATCAAAATCAACCTCAAGAGCCAGGCATTAAGGCAGAGAAAGGTCACCAAGAAGAGGGTCAACAAGAATTAGACAAGTTCTGA
- the LOC141618086 gene encoding uncharacterized protein LOC141618086, with the protein MSLDFIKGSKDEVVIDEQDIAEEVDYWSCTLVGTVMGCKTTIAELNTLVGKHWNHITTPEILYFSRGWYYFRFLSKEDMASVQAESWNINGYPLVASFVGTPICADETTTNKSKTAFARVLVEVDISKELPKAMALQTPYRGKILQKIVYEWVPYYCQTCKKIGHTKEKCNRNAPKKVYQPAKVVVAAPPVSKPVTKAHEDIPASPTPRSSSTKDDSSCTTPLRNRFSVIQPQEGPVSVHLAVDQGIVGAQYALCTVTHILSQKSFLVTFVYAFNRAVERLPFWNRLISFSQGHKIPWVCLGDFNVSLAAEERSGCLLHLREIQEFRDCLTACQLVDHPYTGGVFAWHNKQPANPKWAKLDRALLNYEWFHYLPSSTVDFLPAGISDHAPLLMDIDPSIRPPPKSFRYLNCWALSASFSSCVSQIWSSSTGGGQIYSLFAKLGLLKSELRHIHRYT; encoded by the exons ATGTCCCTTGATTTTATTAAGGGTTCTAAGGATGAAGTGGTTATTGATGAGCAAGATATTGCTGAGGAAGTTGACTATTGGAGTTGTACTTTAGTGGGTACTGTTATGGGGTGTAAGACTACCATTGCGGAGTTGAATACCTTGGTGGGGAAACACTGGAATCATATCACTACTCCTGAAATTCTCTATTTCTCTAGGGGTTGGTATTATTTCAGGTTCCTTTCTAAGGAAGATATGGCGAGTGTTCAGGCGGAATCGTGGAATATTAATGGTTATCCTTTG GTAGCTAGTTTTGTTGGTACTCCTATTTGTGCTGATGAGACTACTACGAACAAAAGTAAGACTGCTTTTGCTAGGGTGTTAGTGGAGGTGGACATTTCCAAAGAGCTTCCTAAGGCTATGGCCCTCCAAACTCCTTACCGTGGGAAGATTTTGCAGAAGATAGTGTATGAATGGGTTCCTTATTATTGCCAAACCTGCAAGAAGATTGGTCATACTAAGGAGAAGTGCAATAGAAATGCTCCTAAGAAGGTCTATCAGCCTGCTAAGGTGGTTGTTGCTGCTCCACCAGTTAGCAAGCCTGTTACCAAGGCCCATGAAGACATTCCTGCCTCTCCTACACCTAGGTCCTCCTCAACTAAGGATGATAGTTCCTGTACTACTCCTTTGCGTAACAGGTTCTCAGTTATTCAGCCACAAGAGGGGCCAGTATCTGTGCATTTGGCTGTTGATCAAGGAATT GTTGGGGCTCAGTATGCTCTCTGTACTGTTACTCACATCCTCTCTCAGAAAAGCTTTTTGGTCACTTTTGTCTACGCTTTTAATAGGGCAGTGGAGAGACTACCTTTTTGGAACAGGTTGATCTCGTTCTCTCAGGGGCACAAAATCCCTTGGGTTTGCCTTGGTGACTTTAATGTCTCTCTAGCTGCTGAAGAAAGATCTGGGTGTCTTCTCCATCTTAGGGAAATTCAGGAATTTAGGGACTGCCTGACTGCTTGCCAACTGGTGGATCACCCTTATACTGGGGGAGTCTTCGCTTGGCATAATAAGCAGCCTGCTAACCCTAAATGGGCTAAGTTAGATCGAGCTTTGCTTAATTATGAGTGGTTCCATTACCTTCCTTCTTCCACTGTTGATTTTCTTCCAGCTGGCATTTCTGATCATGCTCCTCTTTTGATGGACATTGATCCTTCTATCAGGCCTCCTCCTAAGTCTTTCCGTTACCTTAACTGTTGGGCTCTTTCTGCTAGTTTTTCCTCTTGTGTTTCTCAGATCTGGTCTTCTTCTACTGGTGGTGGCCAGATTTATTCCCTTTTTGCTAAGCTCGGGCTTCTAAAGAGTGAACTTAGGCACATTCACAG ATACacatga